The Liolophura sinensis isolate JHLJ2023 chromosome 6, CUHK_Ljap_v2, whole genome shotgun sequence genomic sequence tgttgttgcaTGGCATGTCAGCGTCAAAGTGTCAATTTGGTTTTCTAAATAACTGAGTGGCAGAAAATTTTTTAACTGGCAGATGACTCAAAACGAAGATGAAGACCTTCTATggaagaaatgaaatatatttgtccATTATTTAACTTTTTTGGGGGGAGATGAAGAAGGAGCTAGTTTTAGCAGTTTGTGGCCATACACTACAACTCTCGCGTGGACCCACTCGTAAATCACTACTTAAAAGAAAATTGCCACTTTGCGATCAAAAACACcaacatcagatattttatatCAGTTTCATGCATTGTGTTAGCcttcaaaaatcttttaaatcattCTTACAATACTAGAACTACATTTTCTGCTGTCAACTTTCCACAGCCAGCGTGTAGGCATAACAAAGCTCAGCCACATGTGTGTTATCAGTAACAGTGGACAGATCATGGGCTCTGGAGGAAAACACTTAcctgcctggttttgacttttcGTCTGATGTGTACTGTAGTATGAACAAGGAGGATTTGATGCCTACACTGTACATACTCACCATAAAAAGAAAGCTAGTTTTGATCTCTGCATATCATTGTGCATATATTCCACATCGTATACAGCATAACGGCACTGCTTCATCTGCTCAGCTTCGTGGAGGGTCTCCACAAAGTCATTGTAAGACTTATCTGAAACATCAGAAGATTCAGATTTATAACATTCAGACTAAATGTGTCTACGCTAATTCTTaaatttttgggacattttgTGCTTTAAAGAAATGTGCACATAACTGTAATAGGAATACACGCGTTCTTACATCAAgattagtccatctaatgaaaaACATATGGACATCTTTCTTTTCCATAAAAAACTGAGAGAAATGTGATACTTTGCTTTCCGAACAACCAATATTTGTACTAAAATTCAGCAGAAATAGAGTATTCAAACTAGCCTTGAAAAACAACTCAGGGGATACAGAGCATCTcttaaaagtttcaaattaaaACGCAATCACATTCAGATTTATACACCACTTGAGCATTAAACGTGGCCTTAAAGCATTTGATTTTACAGTGAATAGACAAATCAGATACTCCACAATGCCTCGTTTATTGCACACTACTGATATCAACATTTAttcttctatttatttgattgttgtttaatgccatactcaagaatgtttcattgaTACCATGGCAGGCACTCTTGTAAGATAACTgggatacatgtatgctctcccagtggaaaaaaaaacaagatatgactgaaaacagTTTAGCTGGTAACTGACCAGGCCATGTCTTTTaacaagcatatcaaatttctaaAACTAATACCAAGCCTTTGGGACAATGAATCCAATCCAAAATCCAGTTCAATGTACTTACTTTTTCCTGCTCTTTCCTGAACTATAACAGTTCTGAGATCATCAGAAAGTCTGTAAATCACATATCGCCATTTGTGCCCTAATTTGATCTCCTGGTAAGCTGATATACATTCATCCGCCACTTTGACTCCCGACGCCTGCAAACAAAATAGGGAGTATACCATGTACATAAGCACTGGTAAGAGCACCAATCTTTGTGGAAAGAAAGACACCTCCTGCcatgatttcattttcacacaACAGCATTGTTGGCGGATCATACCCAAGTCtgaaatttgtttcagaataaaaaaatacagcatcAATAGTGCATTGGTGATTAGTGCATATATGTGATTATCACCTATAATATGTCCAACCGTATCATATGAACGAAAATTTTCCCTTCCAGACGAGTAaccattattttcttttcctccAATCAGGACCAGAAAAAATCTAAGGTCGCGATCCCAAACTTGATAGGTGATCTTGATTGTGAttatgcataaagaaattttatcaAATGCCATGCAAAACAATGCTCTGTGAGCGCTCTTAAGTCtgtaaatgaaacatatatgaaaACTCATATTTTTGTCCAATAATTTACtattagttttaatacagcttgatcaAATTGGAATCCAAACCTTTCCCAGAATTAAAATGGCTTTAGATATGGCCCTGCAAATACCAGATATGTGTCCAGGGAGGGCAGGGAGGGAGTGGGCATAATGGCCCCCAAAATACTATTTGTGTCCAGGGAGAGCATGGAGGGCAGGGAGCGAGTGGGCGTAATGGTCTTGCAAATACTATTTGTGTCCAGGGCGGGCATGGAGGGCAGGGAGCGAGTGGGCATAATGGTCTTGCAAATACTATTTGTGTCCAGGGAGGGCAGGGAGGGAGTGGGCATAATGGCCCCCAAGCTTGTTCAaaagacatgcatgtagcaTAGCATATCCTGGTCTACTTGTACCATCTTTGTGGTATTCATATTGCCCTCACCAGCATTGAACATGTAGGTGTTACAGTGGCTACCCTGATAACAAACTGACTGACAAATGACCCACAGCCCTACCACACCCTTGGTGAGAGGCCAACCTCTCATAAAATTTCATCTGTTGCCATAGTGACCTGGTCATGATAGCAGTTTACATGTAGGAGACTCTGCTTCATTGTGCATAAGGTGAATGGGATAGAgctttttcaaaaacatttcaatctGTCCTGACGATTTCTAGTATGGCTATTAACCtacaaattttacacattatCTGGATCTCAGAGTGGGTAAGATGTAAATGCTTGTACATGAACACACACAGCCAGGAAATTGTCTCTTCTGCTTGCAGATTTAACCAGACACTGGAACCTCAGTAGGGTGTCGagttttttattaaaataacatacattttattta encodes the following:
- the LOC135466684 gene encoding actophorin-like, whose translation is MASGVKVADECISAYQEIKLGHKWRYVIYRLSDDLRTVIVQERAGKNKSYNDFVETLHEAEQMKQCRYAVYDVEYMHNDMQRSKLAFFLWSPETATIKQKMVYTSTKDALKQKLVGLGVEIQSTDDTELALTYILEKCKDKSF